One Perognathus longimembris pacificus isolate PPM17 chromosome 13, ASM2315922v1, whole genome shotgun sequence genomic window, actttgacaataaataattattattaaaaaaagaatttgatttaAGAATAAAATGACCTATTACACATAAAAAAGATAAATTagatcttagatttttttttggtagatttcTATCTGGTTATGGACACATACATTTCCAAGACTctgtttttattgtattattaaaTATTCAGAACTTTGTTGCTATTTGTATAGAAATTAAAGTTAGTCTTGATAAGCATCAAAAGAAAATTCTGAGTATTTTGTGGGTTTCCCAGTGTGACTCCCTGCGATTCCATATTCATCATAATAGACACTCAGCTTCTCTATTTATATTGTATAATTTGGAGACAAAATACTTGAATGCATTAATACTTTTTCAATATTTACTTAAGCACTGTTAGATGTCATGCTGGGAAATTTACCTATATTGGCTTCTATGATGCAATCTTCACGACAATCACAGTAGGTAGGCTTTACTGTGTAAAGTTTATAAATAAGTAAGTGCAGAAATGtgaacttcttttttatttttattgctttaatgttattttacaggtgatatacagtggggttacctttacatataATAAGTACATTACCTTCCTTTTGCATAGTATCATCTGTccccttattctttttctttctctctcatctctgccCACATGCTGCATGGTTCAATtttatcaatgtccagtgcagccaTTGGGCTTTGCTGCTGCATTTTTTTCACTCATTTCCCACTGATTCTCTGCATTCTCCAACCTCCCCTCAGATGTGCACAGAAGTACACCATAAATGAGATAAAGAACAGAGtcatcagaaaatgaaaaacaaataaagaaaaaggtcctttgtttccatatttttggagtttgtttatacatatatttatattattttatatacatatgaagaagtgcttggGCATTACAACTTGGTGATTTTTCTCCGACGACTGTCCTCTTTTAGTCTCACTGTATatgaatgtctagaatcctgtataatttgtcatgtctGATTGTGTTTTAAATGTAACTTCTAGAAGGCGCCTGGAGTGCGTGTGCGTCCCAGGCGCCTTGGCTTTTGAGCCAGCGGAACCGGCCCGCCATGGCCTTGAAGTCCCAGCCCCAGGCGGTGCGCTGTACATGCTGGCGTCTGCAGGAACTGCGGTAGAGGAGCGTGGTGTGTGGATcgccttctctcctccctgctgGCGCTCTCCAGGTTCCCACCTGGGGTCAGGCCTGGTCACCAGATGCCACGTGTGGTCCTGGACCCGACGCTTGGGACGCCGTAGGCCCAGCCCGATCAGGAAAAAAAGCATGGAAAAAATGACAAATCTTGTAGCTGTCTGGGATGTGGCCTTGAGCGATGGAATCAACAAGATTGAATTTGAACACAGGACCACATCAGGAAAGCGAGTAGTGTACGTagacaggaaggaaaagataagaaaagaatgGATGTTTAAACTGGTGGGCAAAGAAACATTCACAGTTGGAGCTGCAGAGACCAAAGCCACCATAAACATTGATGCCGTCACTGGCTTTGCTTATGAATATACCCTAGAAATTAACGGGAAGAGCCTGAAGAAGTACATGGAGAGCCGATCAAAGACCACCAATACATGGGTGCTGCATTTAGATGGCCAGGACTTCCGAGTTGTCCTGGAAAAAGACACTATGGATGTTTGGTGCAACggaaaacaaatggaaacagCAGGCGAGT contains:
- the LOC125361705 gene encoding fas apoptotic inhibitory molecule 1-like codes for the protein MEKMTNLVAVWDVALSDGINKIEFEHRTTSGKRVVYVDRKEKIRKEWMFKLVGKETFTVGAAETKATINIDAVTGFAYEYTLEINGKSLKKYMESRSKTTNTWVLHLDGQDFRVVLEKDTMDVWCNGKQMETAGEFVEDGTETHFNFGKHDCYIKAVSSRKRREGIVHTLLVDNREIPETPE